The Deltaproteobacteria bacterium nucleotide sequence CGCCACCGCCGCCGTGAATGAAGACGACCGTGGCCCGGCCGTTGATCAACGGCGATTCATGAACGATTCCGGGTCGAAACCTCCCCCGGCGCACCGCGCTGCGGTACTCGCTCCGGCCGAACTGCCAGAGCACAGGTCCGGCGGCATCGACTGTCGCCCCGGTGGTCGCGGGGCCTATCAACGACAGTCCCGCCACGACTGTCACTCGCGCTCCTGGCGCAGCAGGCGGCGGCGGCGCCGGGCGTTGCGCAGCTGCCGGCCAGCGATCCCGAGCACGGTAGGCAGGTCGAAGCGCGGCCACTCGAGCAAGGCCTCCATGATGGTGATGCTCTTCTTGGATTGCCGGCGCCAGTCGCAGACCAGGCTCGGTTTGTAGATGCGCGGCGAGCGCAGCAAAGCGCTGCGGTCCAACACCTCACCATGGCGCAGGTACTCGACCGTGATCGGGAGGTGCAAGCGCTCGCCCAGTGCCCGCTCCGCCGCGGCTTGGTCCAGCCGGGCCGGCTGCGGCGCTTCGATCAGGAAGTGTAGCCCGCGCTGGCGCACGACGATGAAGAATGTTCGCGTGCCGATCCGGTCGCTCACCTCGTAGGCAGCATCGAGCACCTCACAGGCGGAGGCCTCGCGCCCGCCGAACTCGAGCAGCTCCTCGAGCCGCCCCAGTACCGTCGCGGTCGGGCGCGGGTCCCCGCAAGGGCACGGCTCCTGGTCCAGCCGCACCAGGTCTTCGGTGTAATAGCGCACCAGCGGCATGACCTCGTGCACCAGGCTGGTGACGGTGAGCACACCGGCATCACCGGCCGGCACCGGGGCGTGAGTGTGGCGGTCGAGCACTTCGATCTCGACCAAATCCGAGCACAGATGGAGGCGGCCGTGCAGGCAGCTCAGCCCCAGGCCCATGGCCTCGTTCGAGCCGTAGAGTTCGACCACGCGCACGCCCCAATCCTGCTCGATAGCGCGCCGCAGCGCCGGCGGCAGCACCGCGCCGCCGCAGAAGATCACTTTGAGTGACTCGGCCTCGCGACCGAGGTCCAGCCCCTGCTCGCGCGCCAGCTCGCGCAACAGCATCGCCTCGAAGGGCAGGCAGGCGAGCGCGGTCACCCCCAGGCGGCGGATGAAGCCGAGCGCGCGGGTG carries:
- a CDS encoding phenylacetate--CoA ligase family protein, producing MTMHLGHEPAALPSDDRDQQLCQAVARARRSTFYARHLAGHDLTRAAELNRLPLTFKHHLRDASPFGMLAVAPAAAWHYHESSGTTGEPISTWCGLLEVRLLAEMLRRMVPELSAGAILLNRFPLFAPAAFIFEQALQSAGACHIPAGNLTWDVPFTRALGFIRRLGVTALACLPFEAMLLRELAREQGLDLGREAESLKVIFCGGAVLPPALRRAIEQDWGVRVVELYGSNEAMGLGLSCLHGRLHLCSDLVEIEVLDRHTHAPVPAGDAGVLTVTSLVHEVMPLVRYYTEDLVRLDQEPCPCGDPRPTATVLGRLEELLEFGGREASACEVLDAAYEVSDRIGTRTFFIVVRQRGLHFLIEAPQPARLDQAAAERALGERLHLPITVEYLRHGEVLDRSALLRSPRIYKPSLVCDWRRQSKKSITIMEALLEWPRFDLPTVLGIAGRQLRNARRRRRLLRQERE